Proteins encoded by one window of Heliangelus exortis chromosome 5, bHelExo1.hap1, whole genome shotgun sequence:
- the PPP2R5C gene encoding serine/threonine-protein phosphatase 2A 56 kDa regulatory subunit gamma isoform isoform X3, which yields MSKDVKSLPQKDVPPADQEKLFIQKLRQCCVLFDFVSDPLSDLKWKEVKRAALSEMVEYITHNRNVITEPIYPEVVHMFAVNMFRTLPPSSNPTGAEFDPEEDEPTLEAAWPHLQLVYEFFLRFLESPDFQPNIAKKYIDQKFVLQLLELFDSEDPRERDFLKTTLHRIYGKFLGLRAYIRKQINNIFYRFIYETEHHNGIAELLEILGSIINGFALPLKEEHKIFLLKVLLPLHKVKSLSVYHPQLAYCVVQFLEKDSTLTEPVVMALLKYWPKTHSPKEVMFLNELEEILDVIEPSEFVKVMEPLFRQLAKCVSSPHFQVAERALYYWNNEYIMSLISDNAAKILPIMFPSLYRNSKTHWNKTIHGLIYNALKLFMEMNQKLFDDCTQQFKAEKLKEKLKLKEREEAWVKIENLAKSNPQYPTYSDTSLLNSPVAMETDGPLIEDLQMLKKTVKEEACQAQKDQKKDRPLVRRKSELPQDIYTMKALESHCRADELISHDGH from the exons ATGTCCCTCCTGCTGAtcaagaaaagctttttatcCAGAAGTTACGACAATGTTGTGTACTTTTTGACTTCGTTTCTGATCCACTAAGTGACCTAAAGTGGAAGGAAGTAAAACGAGCAGCTTTAAGTGAAATGGTAGAATATATCACACACAACCGGAATGTGATAACAGAGCCTATTTACCCCGAAGTAGTACATATG TTTGCAGTTAATATGTTTCGAACATTACCACCATCTTCCAATCCAACGGGAGCTGAATTTGATCCAGAGGAAGATGAACCAACCTTAGAAGCTGCATGGCCTCATCTGCAG cttgtttaTGAATTTTTCTTAAGGTTTTTAGAATCTCCGGATTTCCAACCTAATATAGCTAAGAAATACATTGATCAGAAGTTTGTATTACAG CTTTTAGAGCTCTTTGACAGTGAAGATCCTCGTGAAAGAGATTTTCTTAAAACAACTCTCCACAGAATATATGGGAAATTCTTAGGCCTACGAGCTTACATCCGGAAAcaaattaataatatattttatag gtttatttaTGAAACAGAGCATCACAATGGCATAGCAGAATTACTAGAAATACTGGGAAG CATAATTAATGGATTTGCCTTACCATTAAAAGAAGAGCACAAAATATTCCTATTGAAGGTTTTGTTACCATTGCACAAAGTGAAATCACTCAGTGTCTACCATCCACAG CTGGCATACTGTGTAGTTCAATTTTTAGAAAAGGACAGCACCCTTACAGAACCA GTGGTAATGGCACTGCTGAAATACTGGCCAAAGACTCACAGTCCAAAAGAAGTCATGTTTTTAAATGAGCTAGAAGAAATTTTAGATGTTATTGAACCATCTGAATTTGTAAAAGTTATGGAGCCTCTTTTCAGACAGCTCGCCAAATGTGTGTCCAGTCCACACTTTCAG gTTGCAGAGCGAGCATTATACTACTGGAATAATGAATATATTATGAGTTTGATTAGTGATAATGCAGCCAAGATTTTACCCATCATGTTTCCATCCTTGTACCGGAATTCAAAGACGCATTGGAACAA GACTATACATGGCTTGATATACAATGCCCTGAAACTCTTCATGGAGATGAACCAAAAACTGTTCGATGACTGCACACAgcaatttaaagcagaaaaactgaa AGAGAAGTTGAAATTGAAGGAACGGGAAGAAGCGTGGGTTAAAATAGAAAATCTAGCCAAATCAAATCCCCAG TACCCAACATACAGTGACACGAGCTTGCTGAACAGTCCTGTTGCAATGGAAACAGATGGGCCTTTAATTGAAGATTTGCAGATGCTGAAAAAGACAGTGAAAGAAGAGGCTTGTCAG GCACAGAAAGATCAGAAAAAAGATCGTCCTCTTGTGCGACGCAAGTCAGAACTGCCTCAGGATATCTATACCATGAAAGCCTTGGAATCACATTGCAGAGCTGATGAATTAATATCACATGATGGGCATTAA
- the PPP2R5C gene encoding serine/threonine-protein phosphatase 2A 56 kDa regulatory subunit gamma isoform isoform X2, producing MLTCNRAGSRMVVDAANSNGPFQPVALLHIRDVPPADQEKLFIQKLRQCCVLFDFVSDPLSDLKWKEVKRAALSEMVEYITHNRNVITEPIYPEVVHMFAVNMFRTLPPSSNPTGAEFDPEEDEPTLEAAWPHLQLVYEFFLRFLESPDFQPNIAKKYIDQKFVLQLLELFDSEDPRERDFLKTTLHRIYGKFLGLRAYIRKQINNIFYRFIYETEHHNGIAELLEILGSIINGFALPLKEEHKIFLLKVLLPLHKVKSLSVYHPQLAYCVVQFLEKDSTLTEPVVMALLKYWPKTHSPKEVMFLNELEEILDVIEPSEFVKVMEPLFRQLAKCVSSPHFQVAERALYYWNNEYIMSLISDNAAKILPIMFPSLYRNSKTHWNKTIHGLIYNALKLFMEMNQKLFDDCTQQFKAEKLKEKLKLKEREEAWVKIENLAKSNPQYPTYSDTSLLNSPVAMETDGPLIEDLQMLKKTVKEEACQAQKDQKKDRPLVRRKSELPQDIYTMKALESHCRADELISHDGH from the exons ATGTCCCTCCTGCTGAtcaagaaaagctttttatcCAGAAGTTACGACAATGTTGTGTACTTTTTGACTTCGTTTCTGATCCACTAAGTGACCTAAAGTGGAAGGAAGTAAAACGAGCAGCTTTAAGTGAAATGGTAGAATATATCACACACAACCGGAATGTGATAACAGAGCCTATTTACCCCGAAGTAGTACATATG TTTGCAGTTAATATGTTTCGAACATTACCACCATCTTCCAATCCAACGGGAGCTGAATTTGATCCAGAGGAAGATGAACCAACCTTAGAAGCTGCATGGCCTCATCTGCAG cttgtttaTGAATTTTTCTTAAGGTTTTTAGAATCTCCGGATTTCCAACCTAATATAGCTAAGAAATACATTGATCAGAAGTTTGTATTACAG CTTTTAGAGCTCTTTGACAGTGAAGATCCTCGTGAAAGAGATTTTCTTAAAACAACTCTCCACAGAATATATGGGAAATTCTTAGGCCTACGAGCTTACATCCGGAAAcaaattaataatatattttatag gtttatttaTGAAACAGAGCATCACAATGGCATAGCAGAATTACTAGAAATACTGGGAAG CATAATTAATGGATTTGCCTTACCATTAAAAGAAGAGCACAAAATATTCCTATTGAAGGTTTTGTTACCATTGCACAAAGTGAAATCACTCAGTGTCTACCATCCACAG CTGGCATACTGTGTAGTTCAATTTTTAGAAAAGGACAGCACCCTTACAGAACCA GTGGTAATGGCACTGCTGAAATACTGGCCAAAGACTCACAGTCCAAAAGAAGTCATGTTTTTAAATGAGCTAGAAGAAATTTTAGATGTTATTGAACCATCTGAATTTGTAAAAGTTATGGAGCCTCTTTTCAGACAGCTCGCCAAATGTGTGTCCAGTCCACACTTTCAG gTTGCAGAGCGAGCATTATACTACTGGAATAATGAATATATTATGAGTTTGATTAGTGATAATGCAGCCAAGATTTTACCCATCATGTTTCCATCCTTGTACCGGAATTCAAAGACGCATTGGAACAA GACTATACATGGCTTGATATACAATGCCCTGAAACTCTTCATGGAGATGAACCAAAAACTGTTCGATGACTGCACACAgcaatttaaagcagaaaaactgaa AGAGAAGTTGAAATTGAAGGAACGGGAAGAAGCGTGGGTTAAAATAGAAAATCTAGCCAAATCAAATCCCCAG TACCCAACATACAGTGACACGAGCTTGCTGAACAGTCCTGTTGCAATGGAAACAGATGGGCCTTTAATTGAAGATTTGCAGATGCTGAAAAAGACAGTGAAAGAAGAGGCTTGTCAG GCACAGAAAGATCAGAAAAAAGATCGTCCTCTTGTGCGACGCAAGTCAGAACTGCCTCAGGATATCTATACCATGAAAGCCTTGGAATCACATTGCAGAGCTGATGAATTAATATCACATGATGGGCATTAA
- the PPP2R5C gene encoding serine/threonine-protein phosphatase 2A 56 kDa regulatory subunit gamma isoform isoform X4, with translation MVEYITHNRNVITEPIYPEVVHMFAVNMFRTLPPSSNPTGAEFDPEEDEPTLEAAWPHLQLVYEFFLRFLESPDFQPNIAKKYIDQKFVLQLLELFDSEDPRERDFLKTTLHRIYGKFLGLRAYIRKQINNIFYRFIYETEHHNGIAELLEILGSIINGFALPLKEEHKIFLLKVLLPLHKVKSLSVYHPQLAYCVVQFLEKDSTLTEPVVMALLKYWPKTHSPKEVMFLNELEEILDVIEPSEFVKVMEPLFRQLAKCVSSPHFQVAERALYYWNNEYIMSLISDNAAKILPIMFPSLYRNSKTHWNKTIHGLIYNALKLFMEMNQKLFDDCTQQFKAEKLKEKLKLKEREEAWVKIENLAKSNPQYPTYSDTSLLNSPVAMETDGPLIEDLQMLKKTVKEEACQAQKDQKKDRPLVRRKSELPQDIYTMKALESHCRADELISHDGH, from the exons ATGGTAGAATATATCACACACAACCGGAATGTGATAACAGAGCCTATTTACCCCGAAGTAGTACATATG TTTGCAGTTAATATGTTTCGAACATTACCACCATCTTCCAATCCAACGGGAGCTGAATTTGATCCAGAGGAAGATGAACCAACCTTAGAAGCTGCATGGCCTCATCTGCAG cttgtttaTGAATTTTTCTTAAGGTTTTTAGAATCTCCGGATTTCCAACCTAATATAGCTAAGAAATACATTGATCAGAAGTTTGTATTACAG CTTTTAGAGCTCTTTGACAGTGAAGATCCTCGTGAAAGAGATTTTCTTAAAACAACTCTCCACAGAATATATGGGAAATTCTTAGGCCTACGAGCTTACATCCGGAAAcaaattaataatatattttatag gtttatttaTGAAACAGAGCATCACAATGGCATAGCAGAATTACTAGAAATACTGGGAAG CATAATTAATGGATTTGCCTTACCATTAAAAGAAGAGCACAAAATATTCCTATTGAAGGTTTTGTTACCATTGCACAAAGTGAAATCACTCAGTGTCTACCATCCACAG CTGGCATACTGTGTAGTTCAATTTTTAGAAAAGGACAGCACCCTTACAGAACCA GTGGTAATGGCACTGCTGAAATACTGGCCAAAGACTCACAGTCCAAAAGAAGTCATGTTTTTAAATGAGCTAGAAGAAATTTTAGATGTTATTGAACCATCTGAATTTGTAAAAGTTATGGAGCCTCTTTTCAGACAGCTCGCCAAATGTGTGTCCAGTCCACACTTTCAG gTTGCAGAGCGAGCATTATACTACTGGAATAATGAATATATTATGAGTTTGATTAGTGATAATGCAGCCAAGATTTTACCCATCATGTTTCCATCCTTGTACCGGAATTCAAAGACGCATTGGAACAA GACTATACATGGCTTGATATACAATGCCCTGAAACTCTTCATGGAGATGAACCAAAAACTGTTCGATGACTGCACACAgcaatttaaagcagaaaaactgaa AGAGAAGTTGAAATTGAAGGAACGGGAAGAAGCGTGGGTTAAAATAGAAAATCTAGCCAAATCAAATCCCCAG TACCCAACATACAGTGACACGAGCTTGCTGAACAGTCCTGTTGCAATGGAAACAGATGGGCCTTTAATTGAAGATTTGCAGATGCTGAAAAAGACAGTGAAAGAAGAGGCTTGTCAG GCACAGAAAGATCAGAAAAAAGATCGTCCTCTTGTGCGACGCAAGTCAGAACTGCCTCAGGATATCTATACCATGAAAGCCTTGGAATCACATTGCAGAGCTGATGAATTAATATCACATGATGGGCATTAA